Genomic window (Ranitomeya variabilis isolate aRanVar5 chromosome 8, aRanVar5.hap1, whole genome shotgun sequence):
CCAAATTATGTCTCCTGTTGTGTAGAAAATAAAACCTTTAATGAACTGTAATATAAAGCAAAAGAATGCAACCATTGTAACCAGTGAAAACAATGATCAAATTATTCTACTTACCAATAACATTTTTATGAAGATTATTTAGGGTATCCTCATCAAAAGGTACACATCCCACAAGGAATTCATGTAGAATTATCCCCATTGACCACCAGTCAACAGGTCTTCCATAGCCTTTCTTCAGGATGACCTCTGGGGCTATATAATGCAGGGTGCCACAGACCTGCAAatcaacagaaaaaaacaaaaacgaacaaCTATGAGATTGGTGAAACCATAGTTCTGACAAGTTCTCGCAATGAAAGAAGATCAAATCAATGGAAAAGATCTCTATAAATGAAGAACATAGAGGAGACAATACTGTGATGAGATTTGTAAAGATCAAGGCGAGTTTTTAAATAACGCTGACCTCACTATCCTGGAACTCTCTGCAGATGTCCTCTGGTTTTTCCTTGTAGGTGTTGGTTTTTGGCATCATAATACCAATTTTTGAAAGCCCAAAATTGGTGACTTTAATGTGTCCAGCAGAGGTTATCAGGAGGCTGTGAGAGAAGATGGTTTAGCCTCACCAGCTGTGTGAAAATAAATCATAACATTCCCCTGTTTTTAAACTACAGGGGGCGCTTACTTCTTCGGCCTCAGGTCTCTGTGCACCACACCGTAACTATGCAGATATTCTAGAGCAACCACCGCTTCTGCAAAGAACAAACGGGCCAAGGGAACAGATAAAGGACCCCTGGTGCTTAGAAGGGTCCCACAATCTCCACCTACAAAAGAAGGGAAATATGACTGGTGAGGGGTTTATACAGATCACCATGATGTATAATGAGAAGTGAGCGGAGACTTTGGGGCAGGAGAGAAGATATACAGATATATGTAGTGCACATTAGTCTGAAGTCATGGGGAAATGTCGTCCGTGTAACTAAGTGATGCCACATCTTGTCTACAGATGGAGATATCCACATGCTCAGTGTGGACCTACAGAGGAGATCACACAGATCAATGACTTTCCGGGCATCTTGGTAATAGATCATTTACTATACGTTATGGGGGATGTAACCATTCATGTGGACAAGTCTTAATGATAAGAGGTAATAAGATGTCAGCAGACATGAGCTGATCTACAATGTACGTGTCCTACCTCCTACATACTCCATGACCATACACAGATGAGATTTAGTTGGAAAGGAGCAGAACATGGAGACCACAAAGGGACATTCTGCAAATATTAAGATGTCCCTCTCCAGATAggcccgttccaccatctgtgaaGTATCCAGGTTCAGCTTAGCTATTTTCTTCATAGCAAAGATCTGTTGCGAGTCTTTATGGCGAACTAAGTAGATGGCGCTGGAGAGAGAGAATCCATGGTATAAGATAAATCCTTACTAACAGTTCATCTATACAAGTCTATATGAGGTTATGTACCAACGTTTAATTCTAGAAGTCAGGCTGTCACTAGAAACCCATTTACCCATGATAACACTGAATGGCAGAGCACAGAGGTAAAAGCAATGTCATAAGGGACTCTGAGAAATGTGGATCGTGTTAACAGAAATCTCACCCAAAACTTCCACTGCTGATCAGTTTGGACGTTTCAAAGTCGCTCATATGTGGCATTCCTGCCGGGACCGAGGATTTGATCAcattctaaaaaataaataaaattaaaaaataaatatgtatACTAAGCTATAGAAGCTGCAggaaaacattatatatatatatatatatatatatatatatatatatatatatatatatatatatatatatatatatatatatatatatatataaaatgtgtgtatatatgtgagtgtgtgtgtgtatatatgtgagtgtgtgtgtgtatatatgtgagtgtgtgtgtgtatatttatgtgAGTGTGTgcgcgtatgtatgtatgtatgtatgtatgtatgtatgtatgtatgtatatatgtatatatgtatatatgtatatatatatatatatatatatatatatatatatatatatatatatatatttatttattattttttttttacacacacacacacacacacacacacacacacacacacacacacacacacacacacgtgtattttatatatatacacacacatacatacattttaGCACAACCAGGGTGAAGACCAGCTGTAAAATGTATATTACGAGGAACATAGGTTATGTACTGGAAACCATTTTTTGCACCTTTTTATATGTACAGTAGCCCAGAGCTAAGCCTTTATAATTGATAGCTTTGCATTATTCCAGCTCACTTATAAATACTTGCCATGGTACCTTCTGGTTGATTGCTTAGCACCATGTGCTCCTCAGAAGCCAGCACCGCACATATCATGTCGCAACCTACAAAAATTGTCTCCATGCGacactttaggctactttcacactagcgttaactgcattccgtcacaatgcgtcgttttgccgaaaaaacgcatcctgcaaaagtgtttgcaggatgcgttttttcaccattgattaacattaagcgacgcattgtgacggattgccacacgtcgcacccgtcgtgcgacggatgcgccgtgttgtggcggaccgtcgggagcaaaaaacgctacatgtaaagttttttgctcacgatggtccgctttttccgaccgcacatgcgcggccggaactccgcccccacctccccgcacctcacaatggggcagcggatgcgctggaaaaatgcatccgctgcccccgttgtacggcggagacaacgctagcgtcgggaacgtcggcccgacgcactgcgacgggccgagcccgacgctagtgtgaaagtagccttagttgcccACTTGGACATTGGAAAATGAGACAAAATGCATGCTGCAATGTGAGGGACAGAAAGTTCCAGCAACTACAGTGCAGGCAAATCGCAGATGAAGAGCAAGTATCCAGTCAAAATATTACTGGTAAGTGTAAAACAAATGTTAGCATGGGGGGGGCAGGAAGACCATCATTTCCTCCCAAATTTAAGTGCAAGGACAGCTACACTATAGTGTGGTGCAGCATAGGCTTCATTCGAGGCTGGAGCTTGGTTATGTATAGAGGACACTGGCCTGCAGTGGATGCAAAACAAAAGTGTAAACAAAAATCTATAAAAATGGTATTCATATataaactgaattttttttttcaatatgcaaaaaaacaacaacaaaaaaacacctcATTTGACTGAAGTAATCACACTTTTGGGGGGAAAATGGCAACTTGTTTGGATTCAGGGCATGCATAGAGTATGAGCAGCTCACCATCACTGAAGCCACGTTGGATGCTCCGTTGTACAAGAGGGTGCTTGAGGATAACGCAAGACCATCTGTCAAGAGATTAAAGCTTATTAGAAAATCCACcttgcaacaagacaatgaccctaaacatacaagTAAATGCATCAAGGAACGGCTGAAGGAAGAAATAAAGTCAAATCTCAGATCTATATCAAGTTGAGATACCATATGCgacaagcatttttttttgccaaagaGGGTATTATTGGGGCTTAGAGCCACGGGTTTCACTCCTGCTTAAAAGTGTATGCAATAACAACAACTGGTAATGTCACTTCACAACAATTAAAAAGACACTTCTAGCCATCACTTTGGTATTTTTCGCTAGTCTGGAGAAATGGTGTTCTTCTTGGCTGCAGTTTATGAGGAGATTTGCCATTAGTGCAGACCCTCCCTAGTGCCCACAATATAGCCCTGGGCCCAGGAGCTCAGTGGAACAATGCAGATTGTGCTCGTCTGACTTGGATTGCCGGGACAGAGCTGTTGGTTATCCTGGACAAGCCCCAGATGTCAGCGATTTCAGTCATGTAAAAATGGGCCGAATGTCAAAGTTTCAGCAGTGATTCTCAGAGGAGAGAATTGTGAGGCTTCTCCTCACTACGCATTACCATGTTAAACAGACAGCAAAGGAACTGATGTGCCAGCTTTGATTTTCACAGATCAGTCAACATGTATGGGAGATTTGATCCATGTAGCAGATAAAAGTTTTTTTTGTggacttgacaaaaaaaaaaagaaaaaaaaaggggacatGTGAAGAGCTGTATGTGCTATAAAAGAGTGGGTGTCCCATCTGTAAAACCATGTATAGAACATGTATGTCTCAAAGCGGACATCTGACTGGGGCATCTCTCCAACTCAATAGATTAGTGTAGAGCAGggcccgtgacagccaaagggctggaTACAGTGGCGTCCCGTACTACGCGCCATCCTCCTTCCCACCGGTATCTCAGTTTCATACTCCGGATACAGATACCGGTGAAAATGAAGGAACAGAGACTTCAGCTTCCTCTGAGCCTGTGTGTCAGAGCCCAGTAGGCATGAAGATGCCAATACATCACACCAGCTGGGCCTGAGGCTCAGTATATGGCGAGGAGTGGAGAAGCTGTATTTGCTTTTCTTTTTAATTGATTGAACAATGTGGGGAAACTGTGGGGGACAGAATACTGTGCAGCGAGGCTGGGGGGATATAATACAGtgcatgggggcattatactgcatggggggACTGTTTGGAGATATTGTACTTTGTAAGGGGGCCTTTCTGGAGACATCATTCTGTGTATCGGGGGGCCTTATGTGAACATTAAACTGTAGGGGGCTTTGTCAGGACATTTTCCTATGTCAGGGTGTGTGGCGACATACTGTGTGAATGGATATACTGTTTGAGGGGCTCTGTGGGGACATCCTACCGTGTGCGGGATCTATTGATGAGGAGACAATGACATGGTTTGCATTCTCTGCTACAGGTAAGAATACAGGTTACAATAAGCCCCATCACAACACGTATTGGCAGTAGCAGAGTCAGACttcattctgctcaatattaagtgacaaTTAATAAAGAACAAGAGATGAGCAGAAATACATTTTCGGATGTTTTGTTCTGCCGTGTCTCATGTGGCCCCTAGGGGACATTATCTGCCCACCCCCTGGTGTAGAGGTAGGCAGACCTATATTCTGAGTGGCTCACCTACTTCTTCTGGCATTTTTGAGAGGACTGAAATCAGTTTACTATTGCTGCAGTAAAATTAATATCTCTCACCGTTTTCAGGGAACAATTGTGCAGTAGCCAATCACAACCATAGAGAAACCCCGATCCACATTACCCAGCTCTGATCGGACAATGTGTCCAGCAACACTGCTTACTACATAGTAGAGCTTTCAGCCTTGCTACTACAGTTTCGGCCAACTCCTTTTTGTTGGGGAGTTATAACTATCTGGTCTTATTAAACATCTAGTAGCTGTAGTTTATATGGATTTATCTTGGGATTTTGTGAAGTCCTAAATGAACTGTAGATTCTCGGCTAGTCTCTGTGGGCAGATTTAACTGGACCCAATTTATCAAAACTGCCACGTGCCAAGACTCGGAGCTCAGCTTCCATTTTCCACAGGAGAAGTTGGCAGCTTTGATAAATGAAGCAACTGTGGACTTTACCAGGACTGTCTAAATGAAAAACCGCCTTTGTTGCCCAATCAAAGATCATGTAGACTATATGGTCCACTAACCTTAGCTTTACGGTCAAAGACTTTTCTTCAGTTATATTAAAGGGGTCATCTTTAGATGCAATAATTGCAACCAAATAATGAAAGGGAGTGGTCCACTAAGAAAACCCCCTTCTTAAATACTATatactcctgtgtaaaataaaaacCACTCACATCAACGCCGTTCCACAGATGTCTTCGCCGGGTCTCCCATCAGTGACTGGTAATGGCCCCAGCTCCTACAATTCCTTCAGACAGCAGAGATTTGTGAAAAGAAGTGTGAGCAAAGCCGTCCACTAATGGCCGCTGCTTGGCTTCAGTGCTCACCTAGCATAAGTCATGTAAGTTTGGAAGACCCAGCACAGACATCATTGGAATGGCGCCAGAGGTGACGCAGACCCAGTAAGCTCAGCAATGCAGGCAGTAGGCGAAttttccctgtaactggggctaatacaCCAGCCAGTCCCAGCCACAGGGAAGATCAGCAATAAAAATAGTTAACTGACTTGTAAAAAGTCATCCAAAAAAAGGTCTTCTGGGGGTAGTGTGTTTatataatatgaaaaaaaaaaaaaaaaaaaaacacacaccaagaACTGAGATGGGGAGGAATGTTTTAAGCAGTCCTTTGTGGTCATTTGCAAgataaaaagtttgaaaaatagACAGGTATTTACATTTTCCCTTAATCAGCatgacaacacaaaaaaaaaaaatgttcctgcagAAACCGACAGCACACAGATAGCAGCTGACTGCGGTCACATTAGCTTTTCATGGTCAGACTTTATTGCCAAGTATGACGCGATACTTGGGATCAATATCAGACGTATCCCCGTGATTTTGCAGAGCAGCCTTTCCTAGAAGGAATTTTGGGACCCTACACTCGGAGTGGACTAGTGCCTTCTGACATTGGCTTTATTTTATTTGCTATATTGTTTCCTTTTTAACAGCTAACAAACATTAGTTCTGTGTTTATATACTGCCATCTTCTGGGAGACATTGAAATTGCAGGATGTACTGTACATTCCTGTCCATGTTTTCCCACTATATTATGTGTTTGTATTTTCTGTGTTCTCTGTACTGATACTAAACATCTAAAAAAGGAGCCTGTATTCATGAATTAAAGGTAATACATCAATAAGTACCCCATCTGAGAGGAGCATAATGTAACGGTAGACCCCGATTTCAGTGACAAGTCACTTAATTTATTATTGGGTGATGCAGATTAGATTAAAACCTATTTTATCAGCTGCATATCTATCAGTTTGCTGACTGGTAAGCCCTGTATAACTCCATAcacatcactgattagcagctttgtgAACACTGTGCATGTTTATCTTGCATTTGAGAAAAGCACTCGATAGAATGCAGGCTCTAACACATTGGGACATAGGTTGTGTCCATATATTCTAAATGGTTACTTATAGGGTCATCTGACCATTAGTCAATATGGATTATGGCTTGATGCACTATATTTCTATTAAATAGTCTGGGGTATAAGTTCTTGTATCTGGTCTATGATAGGGACTTACAGGGTACACAAGGGTCAGCCTCCAGGGAGTACTAGGAAATCCATAGGACTTTTAGGACCCATTGTACTTTGTCAGGGGAgaggaacaaaaaaacaaaacactaccccACACATACATCTCCAGAGTCAAGACATATCAATGAGAACAGATTAAGTGAGCGAGATCTGACATTCCCCCTCCATTGAAGTAGGGACATCCTGCAGTGATCAGGCAATTACAGCAGGGAGATATGCTGGGAAGAAAACAGCTAAGATTAGTTTAGGCAGAGACAGAAAAGTACCCTTCCCAGGGATAGATCCTTCTCTGATCAAATAATCTTTGAGACACTTGCAGAAGTGGTCAGTGATAAATATTAGGGGGATTTGCATTGatctgatatttatgggagatatatttttggcATTGTAGAGAAGGAACGAACATAACACATTCACATCACCACAAGGCCATTCTAAACTCTCCAACTTAATAACAGGCTGATGTATGAGGCTATCCAGGCCACGTTTCAGTTCTATAGAAAGGTAAAAATCACAAATCAGAACCATGGCAACAGAATCTACTACCTGGGATCTCCAGGGGGAGGGGTTGACTATATCCTGTAAAAGGGATAAAACTAAAAATTCTGAAAGATCTAGCACATTCCACAATCAGTCTCCATATGAGTTCACCAAGGAGAGTTTTGGGCATAACCTTGACCTAATAAGAATTAAGTTTGGGTCTGTGGCTCATTCTGGAAGATGTATTTCGCTGTGAGGGTGTCCATTTTCTAAACTGAAGTGCTTCTCTCCATAAAGAGCCATTCCTGCAACATCAGGTTTAGCAATTTCCTTTTAGATATCgtttatatacataatatatatatatatatatatatatatatttattttaattttattttttttccacacacacatatacatatgcacacacacacacacactgtgtgcagaattattaggcaagttgtattttagaggattatttttattattgatcaacaactatgctgtcaatcaacccaaaagactcaaatatcaattaccatcttaggaggatatccgtttgtgcaggtaactattactgtgcagaattattaggcaacttaataaaaaacaaatatattcccatctcacttgttatttttcaccaggtaaaccaatatcactgcacataatttagaaataaacatttctgacatgcaaaaacaaaccccccaaaaatagtgaccaatatagccacctttctttatgatgacactcagcagccttccattcatagattctgtcagtggcttgatctgtttacgatcaatattgggtgcagcagccaccacagcctccctgacactgttccgagaggtggactgttttccctccctgtagatctcacattttatgagggaccacaggttctctatggggctcagatcaggtgaacaagggggccatgtcattatttttttcttccttgagacctttactggccagccacgctgttgagtagttggaggcatctgatggagcattgtcctgcatgaaaatcatgctgttcttgaacgataccgacttcttcctgtaccactgcttgaagacgttgtcttccagaaactggcagtaggtctgggagttgagcttcactccatcctcaacccaaaaaggtcccacaagttcatctttgatgataccagcccataccagtaccccatctccaccttgctggcgtctgagtcggagtggagctctctgccctttactgatccagcctctggcccatccatctggcccatcaagagtcattcATTTCAtccgtccataaaacctttgaaaagtcaggcttaagatatttcttggtccagtcttgacgttttatcttatgtttattGTTCAAagctggtcgtttttcagccttccttaccttggccatgttacgcttgattttcctcaattcatgggcagttattttgcgccttttttgcccaacacgcttcttgcgaccctgttggctatttgccatgaaacgcttgattgttcggtgatcacgcttcaaaagtttggcaatttcaagactgctgcatccctctgcaagacatctcacaattttggacttttcagagcctgtcaaatctctcttctgacccatttttgccaaaggaaaggaagttgcctaataattaagcacaccttatatagggttttgatgtcattagcagggccgtatttggccttcatgctgccctaggcacttttcgtggttgTGCCCCTTACTTACgtcacacactgagtctgtgcacacaacatctatttaaggcagatgcactctgtaaaacgctttaaaaagcgctaaacaaacactaaaagaatgaacgcctgcacttgctgtacacaggttcagtcttttgagcgtttttttaacaccttcagcttttcaaagtcatcTATAGGAATATGCCCCCCAATCCCTATTCTAAAGTGTCAGCCACCCCCAAATCGCCAGCCTGCATAGCCCCAGTCTCCAggcgctggctggcaaattttagccttgggggcaagcacagcagtggcccatgagtagcggcccatcgttaaaaaggttgtccgatcttaagcttcaagtctaaagtcactatatgtgaatcctcacatcatgtgcactgtgcgctgtgaggattctctggtgctgggatCGGGCAGTTATGTgatgcagggacagaaccaccaccagtactgtagatgaatacagggtcagaaccaccatcagtagatgaatgcagcgatacaaccaccatcagtagatgaatgcagggtcagaaccaccatcagtactgtagatgaatgcagggtcagaaccaccatcagtagatgaatgcagggtcagaaccaccatcagtagatgaatgcagggtcagaaccaccatcagtagatgaatgcagggtcagaaccaccatcagtagatgaatgcagcaccacgcttattatggtggtcaatttcagtgttagatcagccccatgatacacttgtatgacatgaacatgtaccttccagtatgtccttaactatggtaaggagatactgggagttgctgTTACCTTCATcagcagactgtggaccatacaggaacctcacCTACTTATGAGATATACCAAGCCCATTGGGGCTAAACTTTTTGGGTGTTGGCCAGTGATCCGCAGCCCCTGTCCTCACAgggcatgattttgtatttttgtgtgttttttaaatgtttttaatatttttgtgtggtttacatatagtctaataaattttgatattttttatggtgatcccttcatgaatgcatgacggtcacatgtctgctccgtctaaagcgctgccggcttttgaacgtaggtgattcctcatgtgttgattgaactgtgcggaatcactgagtccaatatattgtacgggtgacatttatcttggggAGACAAAGCGTCTtcacaaaataaatagacatgctgcagtccgtAAAAGACGAGCCGCACATGTGTCTCCGCAGGAAAGCCGGAGGCGtcattgcatgcatagtggagatgggatttcatgaaatcccatccactatgctgtaatatctggatgcAGTGGGTGTACGTAGCATTCAACATGCAGTGGGTACTGAACGTGGGAACGTacccacacactctcatacacataCACTCTTAGGGCTGAGacttgtccgagtttctcgcatgttagtatgagcccttacacacacacacacacacacactcatagacACACACACAATGCCATGTGGTTGCCCTTGTGGATTACTAACACCATGGCCCATTCCCTATACACAGCAAATGACAGATCTCTAATCTTGAGCAGCTCAGCTTCTGCTCCTCATCGGAGCCCTGCTCACCATTCTTCACGCCAGCCGCTGCGTCCCCGCCTCTTCTGCCCCGCTCCGAGTGATGAGGTCGCAGCATGAtgacctcatcactctgctgcaCGCTAGGCCACGGCACGGGAACAACAGTGATGCTCTGCTCTGCCAGATATCATGCATTCAAATGTATTCGCATCTCAAAGAGGCGAATACATGTGGATGCATCATGCAAGATCAGGAAGGAGTCTGCCAGCCAGGCTGCAAATTAAGTTTTGGCATCCGCAATCAAAAGTACAGTGCCGATCCTCCGGCAGCCCTGAACAGCTGCCTGGGGACCGGCCCAGGGGGAAAATGCAtccctgccacccggcccagcctgcCACTGCCAGCCTCCCGTTTCTCAGTATAAAACAGCTCCAgcctccccagtatatagcagcaccagcctcccctgttccccagtaatatagcagctccagcctccccagtatatagcagcaccagcctcccctgttccccagtatatggcagctccagcctcccctgttccccagtatatagccgctccagactctcccctgtcacagtATATAACAGCACCAACCTCCCCTGTCACACAGTGGGTCCACGAATCACGAGCGCCACTATCTGGTTTCAAGTgcaattttcatattgcccacatatGGACCtgctacaggtgagtttgaacgaccaTTACATACGTTAAATTTGttaacccacaattttggaaaggtgtagtgatgagccaatatactcgttgttcgagatttctcgagcacgctcgggtgacctccgagtattttttagtgctcggagatttagttttcatcgctgcagctgaatgatttacatctcttagccagcttgattgctagggaatccccacatgtaaccaggcaacccccacatgtacttatgctggctaacagatgtgaatcattcagctgcggcgatgaaaactaaatctccgagcactaaaaaaatatactcggaagtcacccgagcAATCTCgaacaacgagtatattcgctcatcaactAGAAAGGTGCCAACATGTTTGGCTGGCCCAATTTGCTTCCCCCCTCTCCactgttttttgttattttattttttttattgcgtcgttgttccaatacacacaaagggaaATAAACATGTGCAATTGAAAAGTTTTCTGGGAGAAAATAccaaattttctggaacaatttcaagggtatcaATACTTTCAGCAATGACTGAATATATTCCATGGGTTGGAATCAGTTGTATACCATATGCTCACAAGATCCCCAATAATCGGTCTAGTAGGAGGAAGCAGTCGtggcctcgtccatcactcgtcagtcgattgcgtaattgtcctgacaattggtggcagcggagTGGTGTCCCGTGACACTTTATTCAACTTTTTCCATTTTTGTATCCAACACATGGAAACCGTAGAACTATTGATTGAGATGAATGCTTAGGAAGACTGGAGAATCTTTTTGGGGACCCAGCATCGCTGTATGAAATCGACTGTTTGTTACCACAAATCTTTTTACAGTACAGAAGTTGGTTGATCTCATATTCCAGGTTAGGATCAGGAGAAGTTGTCTGAACAGTGGAAGAGAATTTATGGAGTACCAGAGGACTATGTAAAAAGATATGGAAAGCATTTGGGATTTTTGCTGCAATAGTTGTGGATGCTTATACTCCACTTCAGCACCTCTGCTAGCTTGTGAACTCGTGATAGGAGTGGAAATGATAATCTTTATGGGCATGCATCATGTCAATTATATTCTTGTACTACATGCTTACAATTCTGGACATGGTTAAAGATATATAAAGAAGCATTTAAACAGCATTGCATGCGAGCAGCAGTTTCTTCATGAAATAACACTTGAGGCTTATGGAGAAAGCCCATTGGTAGCATCTTCCTTTGCATAGGTGAAAGCTTGACTTGATTGTGGGCCAGTGCAAAACAGCAAAAAACTTTGCTTCCAAACTTTGCTTGACATAAAATCATCTTTAGTCACTTCAGAAATCGAgaagcatcatgtgcggtgatTAGGCTACATGCACATGCCATAGAGTTTATCAAAAACAATAATACTAAAGCAGAAAACATAGTACAGCAACCATATAATTGGGAACACCACTAAGACAAAATGTCTAGACTGGCCCAATAGGAGGGACACTCATACGTCAGTTCctccggtacatgtagtgacagttttctcacgtactggagacacgacACACGTaggcccattcaaatgaatgggtctatgcaaatGTCAGCGCGTTTTGATGGatcgtgtgcaaaacacgcagacatgtccgtttttgtctggacacacggcctgcacactgagaACAGTGTACAGTCCTCCGTGCGCACGGATGGCTGCACGGGAAGCAGCGCTACTGTGAGCCACtattcccctgcttgtggtgctgaacctGGCTATCATCAATTGTCCCCTGCTGCGCCGCCGAGCAGCGCGAGCAtgggacaatgaatgaaagaaaaaaaaaaaacgtggggtccccctatattttacaacaaCCCAGCAAAATGCACAGGTGTGTTCtgctattctcaagctggtaaggggccatgaata
Coding sequences:
- the LOC143788584 gene encoding microtubule-associated serine/threonine-protein kinase 3-like → MNVIKSSVPAGMPHMSDFETSKLISSGSFGAIYLVRHKDSQQIFAMKKIAKLNLDTSQMVERAYLERDILIFAECPFVVSMFCSFPTKSHLCMVMEYVGGGDCGTLLSTRGPLSVPLARLFFAEAVVALEYLHSYGVVHRDLRPKNLLITSAGHIKVTNFGLSKIGIMMPKTNTYKEKPEDICREFQDSEVCGTLHYIAPEVILKKGYGRPVDWWSMGIILHEFLVGCVPFDEDTLNNLHKNVIGDIIWDGYRTPPPDAQDLITMLLRTNPIHRLGTGGAFEIKDHPFLSDLDFDNLLSQKPEYIPPPVSDVDTSLFIKDEEGTSEDSESLDFLNFSSSSERHAKLCATAARIKNEDHKSPPDCTPASTPNLSEMQKESVPVSNRDSATSSLPSSSPLSEFSAQEEKKSVI